The nucleotide sequence AGCCAGAGCTTTGGATGAAAGGCTCCGCCGCCCGGCGCTCGCACCTCGGCGATGGTGGACTCGAGCATCGAGAACAAGGCATTCCCATTGCCAGGAACAGCAATCTGACCTCGGTCTGCGAACACCGTCAGTCGCTTGGCGACCCGCTGCAGCGACTCTAGAAGTCGGATGGGGTCTTGGAGGATAGAGGCATCATCCCGATTGGCCATCCAGGCCAGATGGACCGGCACGCCAAGGAGGCTCAAAGGATCGAGCGAGTAGGTTGTCGCGATTCCCTTGTCGAACACCAGTCCCAGCGGAGGCGTCAACAGGCTGGTGAGAAGGCTGCGGTTGTTTGGATCGAGCATATGCGTCAGCTTCGGCGAAGTGCCGGCAGAAGGTCGCCCAGGAAGTCATTGGTCGTCGGCCACCGATACACCAACCGGTTCAAGCCAGAGCTGCCGCCCCACTGGTTCAGTGCTCCTCGATTGGTGAAGCGAGAACGTGACTTCTTGAGCGTCCGCTCGCGACGCTCGATCAGATCTCGGGCTGAGTCATCCTCGGCGAACTCACCCCGGGTGGCGATCAGACGGGCAGTCCAATCCGCCACGAAGCCCCGCGTTGCACTCGAGACCGGATGACCACGACTTGCCAGAACGTCCCAGAGCTCGCCGAGGTTCCACTTCTTGATGTCCGAGAGGCTTGCGCGCTCCCGCCACTTTTCAAGCCCCTCGCGATGGTTCTGACCGAGGGCTTCGTCTTGGCGCTTGTCTGCCAAGCAGACGTTGTAGAGCCATGCTGCGCCCTCGACGACGTCCGACAGGAGCCGTCCGTGTTCCAATAGGTCACGCGCCGGCTTAGGAAACGAGCCGAGCTGGTGGTGAAGCCAGGGCTCGCGACAGTCGTCAGACCTACCGTAAAGGACAAGCCACGACAGGAGGCTGTCGGGGCAGCTTGTCGCGATGCGATCACGTAGGTATCGAGCTTCGTCGGGACTGATCTTCAGACTGAGCTTGGTCGGGAACCCTTCGGGCGCAGCGGGCAGACCCAGATGCCATGTTGTCAGCGATGCGTTGGGGTCCGCATCGTCGTCGTCTTTCCGGCGATGGGCTGCCCGCTTCAGGGCAAGGGCTGGTGCGCTACGAAAGTAGTCGCTCTGGGAGCCATCAAAGGCCCGGATGCCCCACGTGCGCAGGCCAGCCCAGTAGACCGAGCTCGGTAGCCGCTTCAGATTCCCCTTGGACTGGGCACCGAAGATCCCACGCTCATTGCTGTCCAAGAGCGGCTCGACCATGGACAGCTCGAACTTGCGAGACTCGAGCGAGAAGGAACCTGGCGCCAGACGCCGGCTCTCGAGCTCTCGATACATCCAGGGCACTAGCAGCATGTAGCGCAGACGAGTCTGGATCGTTGACGTTCCTGGGAAGAGTATGTCGGCGATGCCGTCCCGGATCGAGCCGATACCCAGTTCGTCTCGACTTTCCTTCTCTCGAAAGAGCGACAGTACCCGCAGGCTGCGGTCTCTCGCGGCGGAGTCATGGTCAAGCCAAGTCAGGGAAGATGCCATCGAGCCTTCTTTGTACTTTGCGAAGCTACGCTGTTCGTAGATGTGCTGTTCTCATTTTAAAACGGATTTTGAGGACGGCTTTCGACATCGCGCCCAAAAATTCTCTGAATCGCCCCTGCTTTTGTGGAAGCCGTCAGCTTTGGGCGCTACTGCAGCCGTTCAAGCAGGAGGAGCTGAACGTCGGCAATGGCCGATCAGCAGCCCGCCCTTCGCGGTAAGGCCCGGTCGTCGGCGAAAGCTACAATCAGGGCTGGATGCATTAATCGGCAGCTTCATGGCGCTCTCCTGCCATCGAAAAATGACTACGAAAACCGGGGAGATTCAGAACTGCAACAAGCGCAAGTGGAAAATTCATTACCGTGAAAATACCAACATTGATTCTTACTTGGTGTTTGGTGATTTGTATCCAGGGGCTAGCTTTGCACTTTCGACACCGTACAAAGCTAGCGGGTCCTTTAGCCAGAGACGGAATGCTTCATCAGCAATGCAATGGTCTGGGGAACAGTCAACATGCCATTGCCTCAAAATATACCCCGCCATAGCTGCTCTGAGTTTGAGATGTAATACTCCACCTTCCATGCCATAGTCTCGCTGAACCAGCTCATTGGCGCCACGAGCAGGGTGCGGTACTAGATCCAACTCAACAATCCGATTCCATTGAATATCGTTAGTGGCTAACTCATGCTTTTCAATCGCAGAGTTTGTGAGCAACTGTGCATCGTCCATTCGACTAATAACGAAGTCTATGAATTTCCCATTTTTGCGGTCATAGGCACGGGTATGCCAGCGCATGCCATCGCAGGCTAGCGCAAATGGAACGATTTCACGCCTAGACAGGCCACTCGAGTTTGAGAAGTACTGTATGGAGACGGCTTTGCCGGTGTGAATGGCTCGAGTTACAGGAGCCAAGATGTGAGTGTCTATGCGATTGAGAGTTGGCGGAACTTCACAAGTGATTAGTGGCCCTGCGACAACATTCACGCCATCGCCGAAGCCTTGAGACAAGGCAGTAAGAACACGTGCGGGTATGTGTTCAAAAATCGGTGCAAAGAATTCTCCGGTTATATACGTCTTAGACGTGCCATCGAACTCCATGTTGCTGGGAGCTAGTTCTTTGTACTGTCCGAAGTCACGAGTTGCTGCAGCTGGTGCAATACCGAAGCGGTCTGTTAGGTCCGCGCGGCTTACGCTCCCTAAGAAGTAGAGGCGGAACTCAATATAGGCGAGTCGTTCTCGTTGTGCTGGCGAGAGTTGCTCCAACATGGCTTGTCCTAGGCGATAGATGAGGGGTTTTCTTTGCTGAGATTGTAGTTTGTTTTATGGTATCAATCAAAAACAAATATGAGTGTTGACATCATCAAAATGATGATGGTACATTGCGGATGGTATCGTATGCCCATAGAAGGTTTGCAGCACGACTTGTGCTGAGTGGTCATAGGGATACTGTGTTGTAAGAACGTGCAGAGGCCCTAGCCTGATGAAAGCTAGGTCAAGACGGAGAGGAGGAAGAAAA is from Vogesella indigofera and encodes:
- a CDS encoding DUF6361 family protein; translation: MASSLTWLDHDSAARDRSLRVLSLFREKESRDELGIGSIRDGIADILFPGTSTIQTRLRYMLLVPWMYRELESRRLAPGSFSLESRKFELSMVEPLLDSNERGIFGAQSKGNLKRLPSSVYWAGLRTWGIRAFDGSQSDYFRSAPALALKRAAHRRKDDDDADPNASLTTWHLGLPAAPEGFPTKLSLKISPDEARYLRDRIATSCPDSLLSWLVLYGRSDDCREPWLHHQLGSFPKPARDLLEHGRLLSDVVEGAAWLYNVCLADKRQDEALGQNHREGLEKWRERASLSDIKKWNLGELWDVLASRGHPVSSATRGFVADWTARLIATRGEFAEDDSARDLIERRERTLKKSRSRFTNRGALNQWGGSSGLNRLVYRWPTTNDFLGDLLPALRRS
- a CDS encoding WYL domain-containing protein, which encodes MLEQLSPAQRERLAYIEFRLYFLGSVSRADLTDRFGIAPAAATRDFGQYKELAPSNMEFDGTSKTYITGEFFAPIFEHIPARVLTALSQGFGDGVNVVAGPLITCEVPPTLNRIDTHILAPVTRAIHTGKAVSIQYFSNSSGLSRREIVPFALACDGMRWHTRAYDRKNGKFIDFVISRMDDAQLLTNSAIEKHELATNDIQWNRIVELDLVPHPARGANELVQRDYGMEGGVLHLKLRAAMAGYILRQWHVDCSPDHCIADEAFRLWLKDPLALYGVESAKLAPGYKSPNTK